The DNA sequence TTTGGGAAAGGCTTTGCCCCCAGCTTGGCGCCAGCCAGGATGGGGTGGATCAGTACGTGTGGAAGCCCTTAAGCCCCGCCTCCTCTGCCCAGGTCACCTCCACCTCCTCCACCCGGGCCAGCCGGGGGCCCTGCCTCAGGTGGTGGAGGAAGAGTTCCAGGGCCTCCTTCGGTCCCTCCGCCACCACCTCCACCCGGCCGTCCGGGAGGTTCTCCGCGTATC is a window from the Thermus filiformis genome containing:
- a CDS encoding acylphosphatase — translated: MARMVALVKGRVQGVGYRAFAQKKALELGLSGYAENLPDGRVEVVAEGPKEALELFLHHLRQGPRLARVEEVEVTWAEEAGLKGFHTY